The DNA segment CGGTTGGTCGCCCCGGGCCCAGTTCTTCGCGACGAGGGGCTTTGCGTTCCTGGAGGTCAACTACCGGGGCAGCACCGGCTACGGCAAGGCGTACATGGATGCCCTGAAGGGCCAGTGGGGCGTGCACGACGTGGACGACGCGGTGAGCGGCGGCCGCTACCTGGCCGAGCAGGGTCTGGCTGACGGGGACCGGCTGGTGATCATGGGCGGGAGTGCGGGCGGCTACACGGTGCTCCAGGCCCTGGCCACCCACCCGGGCTTCTTCAAGGCGGCCCTCTGCCTCTTCGGCGTCTCCAACCTCTTCACCCTGGCGGCCGAGACCCACAAGTTCGAGGAGCGCTACCTGGACTCGCTCCTGGGTCCCCTGCCGCAGGCGGCGGCCATCTACCGGGAGCGGTCCCCCATCTTCCATGCCGAGAAGATCCGGGATCCCATCGCCCTCTTCCAGGGCGAGGAGGACCGGGTGGTGCCCAAGAGCCAGGCCGAGACGATCGTGGCCTCCCTGCGGGCCCGACACGTGCCCCACGAGTACCACCTCTACCCCGGCGAGGGGCACGGCTGGCGGAGACAGGAGACCATCGAGGCCTTCTACAAGGCGGTGGAGGCGTTCCTGAGGCAGTACGTGGTCTTCGCCTGAGGATGCGTCGCGTCGTCACGCGGGCTGGTAGACCCGGGCCTCATCCAGGGTGACCACCCGTCGCTCCCGGGCCGAGCGGATCAGGGCGAAGACGGTGGCCACGTCGCCCACCTCCAGCTCGGGCGGCACGGAGATGGCCTCCTGCCCGGTGAGGGCCTTGTGCAGGTTGAGGAGCTCGTTGGTATACCCCTTGGCGGGCTCGTAGGGGATCTGCTCGGAGGTGCCGTCGTAGTGGGCCACGTTGATGGTGCCCGCCCAGCGCTCCTCCAGGAAGATCTCGCCGTGGGTCCCGAAGATCCGGAGGCCGATCAGGGGCCGCTGCGTCTCCTTGCCCGCGCCGAAGAAGGTGAAGTGGCCCGTGAGGCCGCTGGTGAAGAGGAGGTTCGCCTGCAGGACGGCGTAGGGTGAGAAGTCGTCGTCCTGAGGCACCCCGAAGGCCTGGACCTGGTGGATGGGCCCGAAGACGTGCCGGAGCCCCGCCAGGTCGTGGAGGGCCGTGTCGAGGATCTGGCCGCCGGGGAAGTCGGGGTGCTGCCGCCAGTCGCGCCCGGCGAAGTGATTGGCCCACATCCGCGCCGGGAAGTCGCTCACCCGGTTCTGGATGAAGTAGACGGCGGGTCCGACCCGCTCCTGGCGCACCAGGTCGCGGATGCGGTCCATCTCCTCGCTGTAGCGGTAGTTCTCGGCCACCAGGATGGGCACGTCGAAGCGCTGCGCCAGGGTGCGTGCCCCGTCGAGCTGGTCGGGGGTGGCGGCCAGCGGCTTCTCGGCCAGGATCGCCTTGCGGGTGCCGGCGATGACCGATGCCACGGCCTCGGTCACGGGGTAGTTGGCCTCGATGGGCACCATGATGTCCACCACGTCCACGTCCGGCCGGCGGGCCAGGGCGACGGCATCGTCCTCCACGGCCGAGGCGGCGAGGCCCAGGTTGCCTGCCCAGCGCTCCGCCTTGAAGCGGTCCGCGTCGCAGAGGGCTGTGATCTCGAAACGGTCCTGCAGCTTCCGGTAGGCGGGCAGGTGCAGCTTCTCGAAGGCCATGCCCGTTCCCACGATCCCCACACGCAGCTTCTGCATGGTATCTCCCCCTCGGTCCTGCCCCCTGGCGCGGCGGGCTCGCCCCCAGTATCTCCCCGGTTCGGGCGCGGCTTCGCCTGCGCCCGATGGGAACTCTTCCCCGTCCAGGGGGGCTCGCGCCAGGCAGGGAAGGGCAGGCCCGGTGGCCAACCTCCGACGCCGGGACACGAGTGCGGAGGTGAGGGCATGGAGACGAAGAGCCTGGGCGCGGGGGCCCGGGTGGCCCGGATCGGCATCGGGACGTGGGGCATGGGCGAGGATCCGGCGCGGGCGGCGGACGAGGTGCGGGCCATCCAGGCGGCCGTCGACCTGGGCCTTACCCTGATTGACACCGCGGAGATGTACGGGGAAGGGGGCGCCGAGGAGGTGGTGGGCCGCGCCATCGCTTCCGTCCGTGAGCGGGTCTTCCTGGTCACCAAGGTCTACCCGTGGAACGCCTCCTACCGGGGGATCCTGCAGGCTGCCGAGCGGAGCCTGCGCCGCCTCGAGACCGACGTGATCGACCTCTACCTTCTCCACTGGGCGGGCGAGCATCCCATCGAGGAGACCATGCGCGGGATGGAGGAGCTGGTGGACCGGGGTTGGGTGCGCTTCGCCGGGGTGAGCAACCTGGCGGTCCCCGAGATGGAGGCGGCCCGGGAAGCGCTCACCCGGGTGCCGCTGGCCTGCAACCAGCTCCTCTACCACCTGGAGGATCGCAGCATCGAGCGGCGCGAGCTGCCTTACTGCCTGATGGAGGGGGTGGGGGTGATGGCCTACTCGCCCTTCGGCCACGGGCACTTCCCCGAGCCCGGTTCGGCGAAACACGACCTCCTGGCCTCCATCGGTGCCCGGTACGGCAAGACGCCCCGGCAGGTGGCGCTCAACTGGCTCACCCGCCGGCCTCACGTGGTGGCCATCCCCAAGGCGGTGAGCCCGGCCCACCTGGAAGAGAACGCCGGCGCGGCCGGCTGGGACCTGACCGCTGAGGACGCCGCGGCCATCGACCGGGCCTTCCCCCTGCCCGAGGACGACGGGACCCTGCACATGCTGTGAGGCCGGTCAGGGCCGGTCGTAGGGCCGCCGTCCCGAGACCACCACGAAAGAGCCCTGGCCGTGGCCGTCCAGGGTGGGCTCGGGTCCGGTCAGCTCATCCAGCTCGCTGAAGAGGGTCTGGCGGAACTC comes from the Limnochorda pilosa genome and includes:
- a CDS encoding Gfo/Idh/MocA family protein codes for the protein MQKLRVGIVGTGMAFEKLHLPAYRKLQDRFEITALCDADRFKAERWAGNLGLAASAVEDDAVALARRPDVDVVDIMVPIEANYPVTEAVASVIAGTRKAILAEKPLAATPDQLDGARTLAQRFDVPILVAENYRYSEEMDRIRDLVRQERVGPAVYFIQNRVSDFPARMWANHFAGRDWRQHPDFPGGQILDTALHDLAGLRHVFGPIHQVQAFGVPQDDDFSPYAVLQANLLFTSGLTGHFTFFGAGKETQRPLIGLRIFGTHGEIFLEERWAGTINVAHYDGTSEQIPYEPAKGYTNELLNLHKALTGQEAISVPPELEVGDVATVFALIRSARERRVVTLDEARVYQPA
- a CDS encoding aldo/keto reductase → METKSLGAGARVARIGIGTWGMGEDPARAADEVRAIQAAVDLGLTLIDTAEMYGEGGAEEVVGRAIASVRERVFLVTKVYPWNASYRGILQAAERSLRRLETDVIDLYLLHWAGEHPIEETMRGMEELVDRGWVRFAGVSNLAVPEMEAAREALTRVPLACNQLLYHLEDRSIERRELPYCLMEGVGVMAYSPFGHGHFPEPGSAKHDLLASIGARYGKTPRQVALNWLTRRPHVVAIPKAVSPAHLEENAGAAGWDLTAEDAAAIDRAFPLPEDDGTLHML